atatcTCAAATGGTTATAGCCGTAccgaaaaagtttaaatttcagTTTGAAATGAGCACATGAGTAGAAGAGTATGTTTTTATAGCATATAAAATTTCCTTTACGCTTTTAAATAAGTTTAAGCTATATAGTATACATGTTTTGTTCAAGAAAGTATTAATCTTTAAAGATAAACACCTACAATATTTACCCGTAAGTTGAAATGTAATGTTTCTGCCTGAACCCATGTATTTCATTGGTCTAcaccagtggttcttaaccagGGTTCGACGAAGCTGTTTCAGGGGTTCGGCGCGAACGTCCTCTAAAACATTAACACACTGCCTACTGAATGGTATATCAGcgaatatttttggaaaatattgtcCAGCCGAAACTTGATTGTGGCTTACGTGATGGTAAATAAACATCTATTGGTAAATAAACACTATTGGTCTctgaaaaaacaacaacagaagTCTCATTGATACACTATTATCTCATTAATGTATTACTATTAAATGTGgtagatttttgtttttgtgaatCAGCGAAAATTTGGGGTTCAACGAAAGCTTGCAGATTAACGTAAGGGTTCGCTTCGGGTTAgtaaaggttaagaaccactggtctacACAAAAACCAAATAGAAAACAGCACTTCGTTTTGCACGAAAAGATGTCTATGTGATACAGAAACCTTTACCGGGACAGCTTTGCGTCACGCAAGAAAAGAGCTCCGAGAAGAAAATCTCGAGAGCCGTCCAGGAGTCCGCAACATCATTCTTCTTATCACGGATGGCACATCAAAAGATCCTGTGAGAAGGATATCACAAAAGCTGCGAAAAGATGGAACAGTGGTAAGAACAAGATAAAAGTTTGGAAGATCTGTTGTTATTCGAATCTATTTCCTGTCGGTTATTCACAACGTTAAACTAAGACCAGTGTTGTAATGGCTCGGGTCGAGGACTTGAGTCGAGTCGACTCGAGTCGACTCGAGTCACGTTTTTCaattacttgacttgactcgagtcgaTGCATGAAATGACTAGACTTGACTCGAGCCTGGGAAAGTAACTTGACCAAGTCATTAAATCTTAGTTCTAAATTTATTGACCAACTGAATTACAGTCATTTGATTTCGTTGCGAACGATCGGATAAAGGTATAGCAAATGACATGGCTTGAAATGACTTGCATTAcattttaacttgacttgacttcatccatttagtaatttgactcgacttgacttaagtcaacatcccaaatgacttgactcAAATCTTAAAAAGAATGGCTTGGTTAAGCCTACAGCAATACTAAGATCATTacagaaaatatatttatcattTCATATCATTTTCCTATCATTTTCGTATCATTTTCATATCATTTTCATATCATTTAACTTCCacgaatttttttaacattcggtttttgttaaatgttagcagtaggctacaactATAGCGCAGTGCACTTATCCTCTTGTTGCGTTGCGGATAAACTCCTGCTTAACCTgtaaaaaatttgtcaaaaaaaaaataacaaatcgaACTATAAAGCTGGGCTATATCATCATCCATGTCGGTGACCACTCTCGTTTTGATTTCTGTGGTATTTGTAATGTAGAGCATTTTTTATCAAGCTGATATAAACAGGGTTGAGTCAACAGTTGAGAAAAAGTTcgctatttttgtaaaatattgcattttgttaCGCCGTAATTGCAAAAGTAGGTATTAAAGTATTAAATCCACGAAGAATCTCTATCTGCACGATTCAGATTTTTAATTCTGTTTAGTAATATTTTCGAAGCTTACCCAAACTCCCACAAATGTATCAAATTAccaacaaaatattaatttttgtaagaaaatttcTTGTGTAGTGGAATTAGTCCTATGTAAGTATATTTAGAATACTCGATCTACTTGGtctgttttacttcattttagtttgaatttaaatataattttaggTGGTTGTCATTGCTATTTCTACAATCGAGCATATTTACCTCGATTACGAACAGCTCTTGGAAATAGCTACTAGGCCAGAAGACCTAATTTATATGGATGAATGGGAAGTCGAATCGTTGAACGTTAATCTGTTCGGGAAAGTCTTAGACCGTTTTTGTGTGGAAGAATGCTTGGAAGATTAAATTCATGTCTCCACAGACAATACGAGCCAACTATACAAATCTCTGTATGAAGAGTGAGTCAAATACTTGGTCACGAATCACGATCGCTATCACGAACATTGGCTATCGGGTGTCATATACGACCTTTTATGATTAGACTATTGATGGTTATGAGTTATAACAGCTATATTCATTaggtttgtattttatgttaGGTTTGCCGGTACGTACGACATATTAATCACACTTTTGATATATTTGCAGGCTTGTAGCCTATATAAGTTTAATATGGAAGTAGGACTGCAAATGACAAGCATGTAGCGTGTTACGCTAATCTGACCTTACATGAAATCTAGAAGTTTTCAATACCGCACATGgtataattatttttcttattgGCTCGATGATGTGATTGTCATAATATTCGTTATTTGCAGAAATATTGTACTGTCATCAAATACTTCCATTAAGTAGGATGCAAAGCCATATGATACAGTATTTACACGTTCCTATTACAGCATTATTCATCCTCTGTTGCCACAACCACTTTATGTGTGTTTATTGCAACAAGACCTTGTGCGGTTAATCCTTTGTAttctaaaaatatcttttataTTCATTGCATTGCTTTTATTTGTCCCACCTGTTCTTGTGCACGTACGTTAGCAAGCTACTAGCATGCCATGTAACTAACTAAGATGTGATTATAGTGAATCAAGAACCAGTAAATACCACAGTACCACAGTCACTAAATCAGATGTGATTATAGTGGATTAAGAATCCAATAAAGAACTTAAATTCGCAAAACATGTTACATTAGATACGTTACATGAAATAAGGTAAACATACATCATGGAAGTAGGCAATATAGTAAAATGCAGCTGGAAAGCAAATTATGAAATAGACAAAAACTTAAGTTCTTTAGCCTAAATTAagacattttaggacctaaattaAGACTAAATTATTTAGCttaaattaagttatttatttaGCGGTAAAAGCGGAAAGTGCGAGTAATGGCCTGAGATATGATTTCAGCACTTGAAAGGTCTTATCATGCCAAAAATCAGCATCAGCAAATCGCTTCACACTTCTACTGACAGAAGTTAAACCATTGCAATTTAATGTCACTAACAGCTCATGGACTTGGCgcattttcatgttttatttcattttatttgcgcTACCATCATATACAGATGCTCTAGGCATCTTGGTGTCACTTACCAGACTATGCCGGTGtggttttgatgaaattcCTCATGTTAATGCTCTGCGGCGCCATCCAGCGTTTAAATTGTACTTTCACTGGTGTTTAGAAGATATTtggtaaaataataataacaacaattcGTTGTATGACGATTTTGATCCTAAAATTAACAACTCGCACACGACCAGAATGCTGGTGACGAGATTCCATTCATTTCTCCAACAGCACCGACATTCATAACAGGTTACGAGTTAAAAGTGAACATGACACCAGATtagtatttttaattgtttcttgAAAATATTAGCTTGGGGACCATTTCGTCTAGGAAATATATAAAGGAAGAAATAATGAAAGTCCCTCTAGAGATGTGGATTTTCAAGCGGGCCATCGTTTAGAACCACAATGTTAGATGGTGGGTGAGTTGCAACAAACCAAACAGCGTTTTTCTACATTGCATATACTGCACCAACAAAGAAATTGAATCAAAGGAATGATTTAGGCTTGTTTATTATGCAAATGTACAATCGACGAGCTGCATCCGAAAAACCGTAAATCTACGATTTGTTTCCGTTTTTAGCGGTCGTCCTCCTTTTCCTCAATCGCTTCTTTGGTTTGATAGAATACAGATCCTGGAATAAAGCAAATATGAAGTAATTACAATTGTAGTGATTGCATTGACAGGTAGTTATTGCTTTAgttttggtttatttaaaacaataccAGACAAAGCCATAACTAGGTTCAAATGTTCAGAAAGCAAAGATGTCCCCGGTTAAGCTGTTTAATGtagtttagaactgaaaatGTGCCAGAATTCCAGAAAAATTACGAAGGCAATCCATAACTGCAACGTATACCTTGATCTAACTACGGCCTAGTTAGTACATTTTAGACCGATGTATGGTTAACCATGTTAGTACTAATACGCTAAATTAATTCAATCAGTAGCGAAATACTTTCCtttgaaataacaaaaatacaatttccTAGTTATCAAAAAGCAATAACAGCGATTATTGATAATTGCAAGATATCTAATACTTATAATTAACaaactaattaattaatcattcTTAAACAACGGGGTTATTTCTCACATCTCTGTGTTTCCTTTTTAAAGTCTTCTGTATGTGTTCCACCTCCTCAGCGTCCTTGATATTGACGTCATCGGACACGTCATCATTAACATGGAGCGGGATGGCTAATGAGTCATCTGACTTGATGTATAGTGACCTGACATTGCTCCAACCCTATTAAGCATATCACAAGGCTAAAACATGCAATGTTTCATGTAATGTACAGTTTCGTTACTCTTCGGAATAGCGACGCACATTCTAGAATCAAATCCTAGGTGCGTATGGGTGGAACACTAAGATTTCTCTGATTTGGTTAGACTCTTGCATAGGGTTAACCtaatttttttaccttttatGCTATTCTAGAACAGGATTCGAAATTCTGGATCCGGAACAAactattctagaatattcaattattctgtattgtatatacattattagggccatttttattttgacctaaaaaaatttttttttgactttatttttatcaaattttgactttattttgacctaacaaaattgcttatttgtagaggccacagatcttcctccagttacccaaacataatattttgtcgatttcagacccaaacgtaatattttgtcgaaaagtcaaggtgttttatggattataaaaagtgcgtcgtgttttttagcgatagatttaggtatagcgtgtgttattttgtccttgtgaaaagggcactttgcctcgattttctccgcatggtaaattctaataaacagcaaattaaacagggaagaaGTAATGTAACCCCCTTCACGCGGCATAAggattatttaaatacgtaacaatgaataaacaatggacaatttgcgataaaagttactgctgatccaagtgggcattgtgacttatttcctgcttttatgggttaatatggtttaattgtgtcgcagttcctgatttacaatgcttccacgaggatttttacaaaaataactctcaagaaacacaaaaacatggTCAAAAcccataatttgacaaattttgactttattgaaaattttgactttattgtaaattttgactttattttgacctattaacttcttagaaacaatcccctaggtgctgaaaacaactttattctttgatttgtGGTCAGAcaaggtccttaaaaatttttgactttattgacttttgcgggccctataCATTATACATCTCTACTTGGAAAACTTGATCAGCGTTTAAGAAGCatcattaaaaaatattaagttaaTGTAACTTAACATCTTGAAAACAGCAAGTTGCATGACATGAATGATGCAAAGTTATCCAAGTAAATGCTACAAAATTGCTTGTCTTATTACCCTTGTGACTGACGATGCTATTGCATTAACACCGGCTTCGATATTGTCTGCTATTTCACTGGCAGAAAAGTTTGCTGATGCCACTTGGACCATACTGCAATTGCCATTTCCTGTAAGAAAGAGGAATGCAATTAAATGTCTACCACAGTAACTTTTATGCCACCACTATGGTGACAATACTAACTTGATATGTGTTTTACTACCACTACCACCATTTTGGTGTAAACggctaaaaaatttgcactactgTTTACCACTGTGTATTACAAAAAGGCAATAacaatttaagttaaaaagcaGCTTACCGGTAACTAACCACCTTGTTGAAGACAATTTATTTAGGAATTCTTTTTTCAAATCTGACGCTTTCAAGTTAATGCTAAAAGGTTGCCTGAAAAAATAGCGAAAACATGAAAAGCATTGTACGTAGAACTTTGACCGAATTTGATACATTAACTTGCTAACCTATCAAAGCTAACGTAGCTTTCGTACCTGAAAAGCACACGTGTAAcctactttttctttttgtaaaaatgattGCCAGTATGAGACGGCAGCAATCTTATAATTCTTTCGTCTCCAAGGAAGAGATCGTAGGAGTCACTCAATTGCCTCTTGGCTTCGTAAGACTTGTAATCTTTTTTTAATGAACGCAACGGAATGATCTGTGGAAACCGTAATAAAAACCTGTGAGATGAAGTTTTAGGATATAcaattttatgaaaagaaCATTCAAAAGACTTAGGCATAGATGGCAAAACAAAGGGGCCTTTTATCTGGAAGGGCCTGGCCCCTCCATTTTCGAAAACCAAACATGTCAAAATTAGTGGACTTACAACAAAACTCGAGCACTGTGGCGACAGACTTTGCTTGCCAGCCTACTGGGCCCACATTGAAAAAGGATCTGTCATTGCTTAAGTTATTCTTTAAATCCCTTTAACTGCCATTGGATAAGCAGAAACCCTTTTGTAATCATAGTGCGAACTGTTTTTTAATTAGAAGTCTTACTTTAGGTGAATAACCAACTGctgcattaaacatttcttcaaAGTGGTCTTGCGTTTTCTCGGCGTCATCTTTATCTGTGTCTTTTGTCATGACACAAACTTCCGATGATTTTGTATACAAGGGATGTGGAAGAGATctaaagcaaaaatgtttgataCCTCGGTAGCAGGAAGCTGcatatatgaatataacttctAATTATTCACATTCATATTATACATCAAATAAAACAGCATTGAATATATAAGTTATAGGTTACACCATTTTTAGGATGTGAAGCcgttttaaaaat
The Clavelina lepadiformis chromosome 4, kaClaLepa1.1, whole genome shotgun sequence DNA segment above includes these coding regions:
- the LOC143453248 gene encoding ribosomal L1 domain-containing protein 1-like encodes the protein MGLKIDEGGCECPITRAQIEKAVNALLKVLELKKKEDFLSQTPRINIMITTHRISSKKEKKVLISLPHPLYTKSSEVCVMTKDTDKDDAEKTQDHFEEMFNAAVGYSPKIIPLRSLKKDYKSYEAKRQLSDSYDLFLGDERIIRLLPSHTGNHFYKKKKQPFSINLKASDLKKEFLNKLSSTRWLVTGNGNCSMVQVASANFSASEIADNIEAGVNAIASSVTRGWSNVRSLYIKSDDSLAIPLHVNDDVSDDVNIKDAEEVEHIQKTLKRKHRDDLYSIKPKKRLRKRRTTAKNGNKS